TGAATTGGAATTTTTTAAACGAAGTCTTATGCAAAATGGGGTTTGGTGGGGTTTGGAGGGCTTGGATTAGAAATTGTTTAACTTTCTAAAATTTCCCGGTTCTTATTAATGGTTCGTCTTATGGTTACTTTGGTAGTGAAAAGGGATTACGTCAAGGAGATCcactttctccttttctttttactATTGTTGGTGAAGTTATAAGTTGTATGATGACCAAAGCACAAGAAGTTGATCAAATTTTGGTTTCTCGGTGAAGGAAGGGGGAACAAAAATAAATCACTTGCAATTTGCCGATGATACTATTATTTTTCTTGATGCTAAAAGAGAACAAGTTGATGCCCTTCGTTACCAACTTCTTTGTTTCGAGCTAATTTCGGGATTGGAGATAAATTTTTCTAAGAGTTGCTAATTTGGGGTCGGGTTCGAAGAGGGAATTGAAAATTATGCTAACATGTTGGGATGCAAGTATGCTAGTTTTCCGAGTATCTATCTTGGTCTTCCTTTAAGAAGACAAAGTGGGAGGAACACAAAAATGGGAACAAATGTTTGAAACTTGTGCGAAAAGAGTTGCTTCTTGGAATGGGAAAACACTAGCAAGAGGAGGTAAGCTAACTCTCATCAAAAGTGTCTTGGCTAGTCTTCCAATTTATCATCTCTCCATTTTTCGTGCTCATTGCTCCATTACTAAGAAAATTGATAAagtggtgagagatttcttaTGGGATGATGCTCCAAATAAGAAAAGGATTCACAATATTTGTTGAAAAATTgctacaaaatcaaaagaaaaaggcGGTCTTGGTATTTGGAGAACTAAGAAAGTGAACTCGGCGTTGCTAAAGAAATGGTGGTGGCGTTTTGGTCTAGAGAAAGATGCATTGTGGAGGAATATTATGGTAGAGAAATTTGGCGAAACCTTTACCGATTGGGAAACTCTCAAACCCAAAGGACCAAAAGGATGTAGCTTATGGTTTAATATCTATAAAGAGCTTGAAGACTTTGACCAAAGTATTAGATTCAAGATTGGCACGGGCAAGGAAACTATGTTTTGGGAAGATGTCTGGCTTGGTGAAGGAAGATTATGTGATATGTTTCCGTTGGCTTATGAAGCCTCAAGGACCAAGGAGTTTGTGGTGGCTAGTATGTATGAAGTTAGGGAAGGTGGTGTAGATGGGCGTTTATGTCTAGGAAAAGATATTCTCAAACCATTACAAGCGAAGTGTTATCTATATCTAATCTCCTTTCTTTCATCTCTATTCAAGAAGGCGTTATGGATACCCGAATTTGGGTTGGTAGTGATCATGGTCAATATACGGTTAAGGATGGAATTAAAGACGATGACGATCAAGGTGTCCCGGATTATCCAACCAATGACGATGACGATCAAGGTGTCCCGGATTATCCAACCAATGTTGTTTGGAATAATGAGTACCCTCACAAAATCAATTTCTTTATTTGGATTCTTTCTCATGATCGAGTAATAACTGCGGATAAACTTATAAGAAGAGGTATGGATGTCTCTAGCGTATGTCGTTTTTGTGAGGAAGATGATGAATCGAGTACGCACTTGTTTTATGGTTGTTGGAGAATTCGGAGAATATGGGATTACTTTTTCGAAGGGTGCCACTTTGGATGGTCATACGATCCCAATGTCATTACATCATAGAAGAATTGGAAGTTTAATTGGGGAGATGAAAGACTTAGTCGAATATGGAATAACATCCCGGTTGCTATATGGTGGTGTATATGGAAAAAGCGAAATGCAAGAACCTTcgataacaaaaagaaaactttagCAAGCCTCATTAGAGATATCAAATTACAAGCGTTCTTTTGGGCCGAATCGAATACAAGAATGCTAGGGCTTAGGCAAATATGGTGATTTCTCTATGAAACTCATTATACCGGCTTCCGTAATTTTTTGTGGCTTTTTTTTAGGTAGCCGAATCCCCTTTCGATTCTCCTTTTTTTGTTCGGTTGTAATCATTGATTAAGGTACCCTTAAGAATCTTTTTTCGATGAAATTTCTTTTTGGCccatccaaaaataaaaaaataaaaaaaatgcccATACGCTTTTTATCCCAAACCGTTAAAGAGTCAAAATGATCATATTTTTGTGATAAACGGTCACAGTTATAACTCTCATGCGTGTGAAATTTCGTTTTCGAAAAATTGGTTGAAAGTTGAAACTTTGGACATTGAAATGACGATCAAATGGGGTACATGAAAAGTACATGTTGAACccacttcaataattctcaaaAGAGACACAAAATTTGTTTCAATTTCACCCATGAAACAATCAAATTTACCTCtcctttttaaaaaataatatattttaattCTTTTCACAAAATGAGTACACGAATTACATGAGAGCGAAGAAGGTAGTTAATACATCTAGCTAATTATATTCGAAACAACATACCTATGAATCCAACGGTCTAATATACCAGTTGAATCCATTATTCATCGTAGTAGTAGTATTATTCATGATCATGTTTTTGCAACCGCAAGCTTCtcttctttgaaaccctaattgatgACACAGACATACCGTTTGTGTCGCAATTGGTGTCACTACTGATGATTTATCAAAAACTTGATAGAATAACCCTTTTTTCTCTTCTTGATGATGATCATCTTGTTTTTCGGATTCACATTCTTGAATTGGAAGACTTATTGAAAGATCAAGATTCAAATCTGGAAAATCTAGTTCTTGTTTCCTTTCATTGTAGTTTTTGGCATGATGATCACGCTGAAATAATAATTCTTCAGTCGTAGTTCCAGTGCTAGTACTACTATTTGCTTCTTCTGCTTCAGCTTTTACTATCGGGGTAAGAATGTTCGCATGATCGCGATCGTAAACACAATAATTCGAGGAAACATTTGTAGTAGTAGTGCTGACgttgtggttgttgttcttgatgggtttgtgagaattAGGATCAATTCCTCTATTTATAAGCTTCCTTTTAATATGAGTATTCCAGTAGTTTTTAATCTCATTATCTGTTCTTCCCGGTAATCTTCCCGCAATCAATGACCATCTGTAATAATCATCATAAgacaaccaaaaatcaaaaactatatataaaaaaacaATATTATTCATCTTAAGTATATATACATATCTCGATCGCTTTCGTGATATTGATCAGAATTTGGATACAAACACGTACTTGTTACCGAGTAAACTATGAAGTTTGATAatgatttcatcttcttcttcggtgAAATTTCCTCTCTTAAGATCAGGCCTTAAATAATTTATCCAACGAAGTCTGCAACTTTTTCCACACCTAAGTAACCCTGCACATTTGTTTAAATAATTAATGAAAGATCTGATGAATTTGAGCAAAAATGAGTAGTTAATGAGAGAAtttatattaattataattaccagCAGATTTTGGTAGAGATCTCCAGCAGCCTTCACCATGAGCTTTGATATAGTTAATAAGACGTTGATCTTCTTCTTTAGTCCAAGCTCCTTTGTTTGTATGAGCTTTTTCACAACATGGAGAACGacccatgattggtgatgatGATTAAGTACTACTATTTGCAGACTGCTATATATATCTAGAGATGCTATAGAGAGAATGAATGAATGTTATTAGAGGTCGAGAgttgagagaaagagagagatttGGGAGAGGGGGAATAGATAGATTGACTACTGGATCTGTTTTTAAGGGGAGACATTTGAGGAAGGGAAGGCAGAAGGGGAGGAGAGTACTATTATTATTAGAGTATTATTGATGACCTGACCGATTGAGTTGGTAAGAAAGAAGAGTAGTTGTTGTTAGTTGTTACACAAAATAATGTTAAAAGTTAGAGATGGATTTCGTTGGTAGCTCAGCTCTACTTTTACGTGGAGTTTggttagtttttttcttttcttttttagaagcttcatttatattttgtttatttttattttgggtttTGGGGGTAAAGTGAAATAGTGAAAGGGTTATATTAAAGGGTCCTTTGCTTTTCTTTGATTACTTAGACATAGTCCTTTGTTTTGACTTTAAATTTCTAAGTTTAAAAATCATGTCAAACTCCTTGGACTTTGGTCAAGCATTGGGTTTGACTTTATTTTCCTTCTTCAAGGTAGGAGTACGTTCCCTTATAAAGGATTTTCCTATCTGACATAATAGGATGCTTGAACCATTGGACGGCTTGAAAATCAATAAACAGTATTGTATTATGGTGAGATTTATTTTAAGAAGGGATGCTGCTGGTCTGGAAAAGCGCGGGAACACATCATCGTGGACGTTTTCACCAGCAAACCAAGGAAATGTCGTGATCAAATATGCTCTCAGGGTTCCGATGATTGAtttaaaaaaggaagaagaaggtaactagtcttagagcatccacagtgggcgagtataaccaaaaatttgggatgagatcgtaacacagtgggatggagtaaagatcaaatcccaaccaaagatcaaattccagaccaaatatggtcgcgaccaaatcccaaattctaatatagtcgggcgtaaatttaaagtacgcttgttgctggtcgtaaatttaaagtacgcttgttaacgggcggagatttaaattacgctcgatgaaaattcaaattaaataaaaaagaaaaagaatgaggcggacttttaaagtccgcctgatgaaagttaccaaaaatggggcggacttttaaagtccgcctgatgaaattttaatggggcggacttttaaagtccgcctgatgaaagttacaaaaaatggggcggacttttaaagtccgcctgatgaaattttacgaaaaaaaaatggggcggacttttaaagtccgcctgacgaaattttaatcatgtaccgttgcgtcacaacacggactaaacccaaaatttggtctttttttttatctttgatctttggttttgatcgcaccactacAGTTGCTCTTACGGAGTATTGTTTAGAGAGAAGGTCGCATACTCGTATCAACAACATCATTAAAGAGTCGTCATAATTCAAGAGTCATTTATGAAGTTTCTAAAGATAATGAGATCTTATCCACCACTGACTCTACACGATTATTCATAAAACTCTTGATTATGTTAAGCACGTTGAATTAATAGAGCTGGCTGGCCGGTGGGATTTATGTTTGAACGCAATGAACGGATCTATACAAGTTCATTTTCGAGATGGGTCCGTTTTACAGCCGAAGGTGTGAGGACTATATCTGTTCGGCTCTGTAGGGTATTTACTCAATCGGCAACTCAACTACAAAGTTTATGAAATTTATGTTTAACGAGAGAACAATGCAATAACAAAGTTTATGCAGTTGGTAAGGTTTAGCTATAGCGAGTGAATAATGCATGTGTACTGGAGATAACGCTTGAATGGACCAGATCGGATGAGACCCCATGAGGCCATAATGCGATAAATTGCAAAGAAATGCGTATTATTCTCATACACTGGATATTTTTTTATGTAATCCTCCCAGGTCTTGAGGAGCAAGTGGTGGGTGTGGCTTCTTTGTTATAATAATATGAATGAAGAATCAATTTACAAACTGAAACCACACGTGTCTCATATTCTTTTGATCCGATCGAATACAAATAGTAGGAATTACATGTAGATCCTATTATAGTGTTCCtacttagtggcaggtccacccactaaagcccagtaatcgGAGGTccgtaataaaaagaaaacagaaaaatggacccaattttttaagtCCTGGTCCTGCACACATGTGGAACATATGGGGACGTATTTTTAAATACCGAAAACACCCTCAAGTATATAAAAGCAGTAAccaaatccatttcttcttcattttctcgatctattcttcttcttcttcttcattttctcatctGTGGTTCGGTGAAGAGCTCCGGCTATGAAGATCTTCTGAGGTTTTGATCAATTCGTGAACTCAAACTAAGATTAACCGGTAGGTTCACTTCCTTACTGTTGGTAtagtttaggttttcatttttcctttcttcttcaaaagcttattttaatttaggtttttttcttctcgGATTAGAGAAATTTTCATGTTTATAGCAAAATCTAATGTTTAGGTATTAGATCTGATGTTGATAGTAAACTGGAAGAGTTTACTTTCGTCGATTTGGTATGATCTCTGAGTGTGTTTGTGTTGCACcgcgttttttaattgatttttgggttcgatccatgagtatgtatatgtaatactgaaatatcttctttgattcggttatattcagagtttaatggatgtttgattatgttttgatctctttgtttgattgtttaatttattttattaaaaaatagtTCATATCTATATGGATAATCATGTTTTTTGTCAATTTCTTCACTAGATCTGATCAtatcagtttcattttgttggttttagatgtgtttcggtttatttttgtgtatgaaccaacagtacgtatctgcagtactgacagaaacctagttttgaagacctttttttatttgattcagaagtacatatatggaatattgaaaTAGAAGTGTTTCAATACTGTTTTTTCACGGATTCGTTAATTATTTTTGACATGCAGCTGATTGTTGTGTATGAaccaacagtacgtatatcccgtactgacagaaacctagtctacttttaagaagaagaagaacaagatggtgcatcgttatgatttacgaggagaatatttgttttctgtttccaggtatgctttctaatcatcttgtttgattattttgttcggtttttcttcttttgatttgtttttttgattgtattctgataatcaaatcgatttgattgacgcttttatggtttttaggtctGTTACAGttatttttcgtgtatgaattgacagtacatatatggcgtactgatacaaaactcttctaattttgttttatttgaagtttttcccatttttttggttcgatccatgagtatgtatgtataatactgataggaagtgctatttgctgtgtttttgctacttttttagtcttacccttcagtacttatgtgaaatactgtaatatgtctttcgattctcttatttttcatagatttgtcacatgttgttgtcatactgttgatttgtagttcatgaatcttcagtacatatatcgcatatttaaaggaagtgctccttgttatgtttgattcagtacgtatatgaaataatgaaatagatgctctttgttacgtttgattcagtactggaattggatatggagatgatctggagctgcagttcagaacttattgcaagaaatgacatattttgaatgataggaacatgagttgttgttggttcagatttgcaagcttgtgaaattggtggtggtcttgatgaagttacaaattggttgtgatgtgtgtttgaaagaaggtgtgctgcaaatggatttggaagaacatagaaggttgggttgctgatgtaaactgaagatacagatgagatagaggaggaattgtaggtggtgattactgtgaacaaaatcagtggatgagatgttcgtctcaatgggtttatgaagatggtagtgttgtttaaacagggaaaaagaacaagtctgtgttgcagctgaattgaaatgacaatggtgttgatgtagctgttgcagttgtggtttaagctaagaagattgtgatgcagcaagatagaagattactgagaagatggagctgaaggcagtggtgaatggttgactgcagaggtgctggtgctgcaataaagtaaagtgaattgaggagtactcagattcctaagtagtgtagcagatatgtactcatatttgtaagcagtgtggcagatatgtactcaaatttgtaaacaaatctatggtcctttatatgttttaattaaatttggacctccagataaataaaatcccgatttggtagaagtatgttatttcacacgtacttaacagtggggtatattagtcatttccatgttttcaaataactttggaccttagaataagagtaaaatctagctggaccctgctataaataaccttatgggcttaggaccaaacaagaaattttccatacAAATATACAATCTAGTGTATGGGTGTGTGGTTCTTGTTTCAAAGATGCGAGGGATGGGTCTATGTATATATTGCATA
The nucleotide sequence above comes from Papaver somniferum cultivar HN1 chromosome 8, ASM357369v1, whole genome shotgun sequence. Encoded proteins:
- the LOC113306845 gene encoding myb-related protein 308-like — encoded protein: MGRSPCCEKAHTNKGAWTKEEDQRLINYIKAHGEGCWRSLPKSAGLLRCGKSCRLRWINYLRPDLKRGNFTEEEDEIIIKLHSLLGNKWSLIAGRLPGRTDNEIKNYWNTHIKRKLINRGIDPNSHKPIKNNNHNVSTTTTNVSSNYCVYDRDHANILTPIVKAEAEEANSSTSTGTTTEELLFQRDHHAKNYNERKQELDFPDLNLDLSISLPIQECESEKQDDHHQEEKKGLFYQVFDKSSVVTPIATQTVCLCHQLGFQRREACGCKNMIMNNTTTTMNNGFNWYIRPLDS